Proteins encoded in a region of the Perca fluviatilis chromosome 8, GENO_Pfluv_1.0, whole genome shotgun sequence genome:
- the LOC120563554 gene encoding uncharacterized protein LOC120563554, with protein MATSRVAIQLADQLLALLKESTKVKEPDYLKDYLKWVSDFVFKNRHKTIALKNPAGARLKIGGLEDTVYKGNVGKLNGWGKFYLPKIVKMEVLGVVEGTSCPCDQLVLMTCENRKLYAFDGEEEELHMVAESLEKLSEKGLMYPSSQSYYKGEAFKDMTEKDWDKVRKGAVGKKLEADHLKLVTANKSKLLEKLKSAKAAA; from the exons ATGGCGACAAGTCGAGTGGCCATCCA GTTAGCAGATCAGCTGTTGGCTCTGCTTAAGGAAAGCACCAAAGTAAAAG AGCCAGATTACCTGAAAGATTACCTGAAATGGGTTTCAGACTTTGTGTTCAAGAACAGACACAAGACCATCGCCTTAAAGAATCCAGCTGGTGCCAGGTTGAAGATAGGAGGCCTGGAAGACACCGTTTACAAAGGGAATGTTGGCAAGTTGAATGGGTGGGGGAAATTCTACCTTCCTAAGATAGTAAAGATGGAGGTTCTAGGAGTAGTGGAGGGGACGTCGTGCCCGTGTGATCAGCTGGTCCTGATGACCTGTGAGAACAGAAAGCTGTATGCCTTcgatggagaggaagaggagctgcACATGGTGGCTGAGAGCCTGGAGAAGCTCAGTGAGAAGGGACTGATGTATCCGTCATCACAGAGCTACTACAAAGGAGAGGCCTTCAAAGATATG ACCGAGAAGGACTGGGATAAAGTGAGGAAGGGTGCTGTGGGAAAGAAGCTGGAAGCAGATCATCTTAAACTGGTGACAGCAAACAAGTCCAAACTCCTGGAGAAACTCAAATCAGCCAAAGCTGCTGCCTGA
- the LOC120563551 gene encoding uncharacterized protein LOC120563551 has protein sequence MAAAELQRREEFLVEGDPFRQNAFLIINEMVLMSTRPTTVLVDEILHSIFFLGKINTPPFSPEMILSDAEVLNTFKKQYPRPFALCSSEVPRRSPFSCVLDMVVHVKGQVNEGTIRQQLQQLVGRLRGDVNKKPLVSKTICVSQSRSPDSVRFYGVSMSTDAAVRKKVLIGASCLSKWERYVADAVMTYYPEPNTRPFVKKTYFDGTIRVPEQHVRCETFDLYNGEVKPPCKSCHELFGLTTEATGVFPHGNCAEAESLSNLFQGDRAVRDQVPPPTGGNRERAMTSIHDALRRFVHAFEGFRQWTDRFYTPQ, from the exons ATG GCTGCTGCTGAACTGCAGAG ACGAGAAGAATTCCTGGTAGAGGGAGACCCTTTCAGACAGAATGCTTTCCTGATTATCAATGAAATGGTGTTGATGAGTACAAGACCTACTACGGTGTTAGTGGATGAG ATTCTTCACAGCATCTTCTTTTTGGGAAAGATCAACACACCGCCATTTTCCCCAGAAATGATTCTGAGTGATGCTGAAGTGCTAAATACATTTAAGAAACAATACCCTCGGCCTTTTGCCCTCTGTTCCTCTGAGGTACCCAGGCGGAGTCCATTTTCATGTGTGCTCGACATG GTTGTCCACGTGAAGGGACAAGTCAATGAAGGAACAATCAGACAGCAGCTGCAACAGCTCGTCGGTAGACTGAGGGGGGATGTTAACAAAAAGCCTCTGGTCTCCAAAACCATCTGTGTCTCTCAGAGTAGAAGCCCAGATTCAGTCAGGTTCTACGGAGTCTCCATGTCCACTGATGCTGCTGTACGCAAGAAAGTCCTGATTGGTGCTTCCTGTCTCAGCAAGTGGGAGAGATATGTAGCTGACGCAGTGATGACCTACTATCCAGAGCCAAATACTAGGCCATTTGTCAAAAAGACATATTTTGATGGAACCATTAGAGTTCCAGAGCAGCATGTCCGGTGCGAAACGTTTGATCTCTATAACGGAGAAGTTAAGCCTCCTTGTAAATCATGTCATGAGTTGTTCGGTTTGACAACAGAGGCAACAGGGGTATTCCCCCATGGCAACTGTGCCGAAGCTGAAAGTCTGAGCAACTTGTTTCAAGGTGATAGAGCAGTTAGAGATCAAGTACCACCACCAACTGGTGGTAACAGAGAGAGGGCTATGACAAGCATCCATGATGCTCTCAGACGTTTTGTGCATGCCTTTGAGGGATTTAGACAATGGACAGATCGTTTCTACACCCCACAGTAA